In one Bacillus sp. PK3_68 genomic region, the following are encoded:
- a CDS encoding XRE family transcriptional regulator has translation MEDIHKKIKALRLQNNLTLKELSEETGLSLSFLSQIERGTSSLSITSLKKLADALGVSMIFFFEDDKENQNYLLRKSDQRIFQVNGGEQRYVRLSGTFPDRKLEPLMVILPPKMKEEQSYSHSGEEFYYVLQGEVIFHLNQDGYHLKAGDTIHFPSELLHAWENPTSEETIILSISTPIIF, from the coding sequence ATGGAAGACATTCACAAAAAAATCAAAGCTTTACGTCTCCAAAACAACCTAACATTGAAGGAACTAAGTGAAGAAACTGGATTATCACTTAGCTTTCTTTCGCAAATCGAAAGGGGGACTTCCTCACTATCCATTACATCTCTGAAGAAATTGGCTGATGCACTAGGAGTCTCAATGATCTTCTTTTTTGAAGACGATAAAGAAAACCAAAACTATTTATTAAGAAAAAGCGATCAAAGAATATTTCAAGTAAATGGTGGAGAACAGAGGTACGTCCGCTTGTCCGGTACATTTCCAGACAGGAAACTGGAGCCGCTAATGGTTATACTTCCCCCAAAAATGAAAGAGGAACAGAGTTACAGTCATTCGGGAGAGGAGTTTTATTATGTCTTGCAAGGTGAGGTCATTTTTCATTTAAACCAGGACGGCTATCATCTGAAAGCTGGCGACACTATTCACTTTCCTTCTGAACTTTTGCATGCGTGGGAAAACCCAACTTCGGAGGAAACAATCATTTTGAGTATATCAACACCTATCATTTTCTAA
- a CDS encoding hydantoinase/oxoprolinase family protein, which produces MRVATDIGGTFTDLVYVDENGFVGVAKSNTTPPNFEKGVLDVIEKAGIKSEQLSMFIHGTTVIINALTERKGAKMGLITTEGFRDILEIARGNRPDLFNVRYKKPEPFVERHLRLEVSERLNYKGEILSPLHREDIERCVDYFKKEGVEAIAVSYMHSYVNPAHEIETVKIIKELWPEVFVTASSDITKEWREYERTNTAVLNAYVQPAATTYIDKLDKKLREQTEIDQRYIMQSNGGTTRFNSAKAAPINMVESGPVAGIFGAAVLGELIGEKNIIAFDIGGTTAKCSLIENGEVKVSTDYYIERDSRNAGYPIKAPVVDIVEIGNGGGSIAWIDDAGSLKVGPQSAGAMPGPVAYGLGGTAPTTTDANLLTGRLSPKNFDYDVDMDHVKEVIQKKIGDQFEISAEEAALGIIRIANSNMLNALKLISIRKGHNPQDFTLLAFGGGGSMHAPALALELGVKKVIVPIASPVFSAWGMLMTDLRHDYIQTYIKRINELSLAEMDAQWEEIEKQALTYYEAEGMEAGTIEFHRFADMRYLGQEHTVKVPVPNGKWTEEDKQAIIEKFHELHEKNYTFKLVDSPTEIVNLHVTAFGKVPKPVIGKITREGSIEEAKKETRDVYFEQKGWVSTPVYDRDKLPPNEVVHGPAVIEEKAAVTVIYEGQQLHLDDFGNIIIEMEAK; this is translated from the coding sequence ATGAGAGTAGCGACAGATATCGGGGGTACTTTTACAGATCTTGTATATGTTGATGAAAACGGTTTCGTAGGAGTAGCAAAAAGCAATACCACTCCACCGAACTTTGAGAAAGGTGTACTTGACGTTATTGAGAAAGCTGGTATTAAAAGCGAGCAATTGTCGATGTTTATTCATGGAACAACGGTCATTATCAATGCGCTAACTGAGCGCAAAGGGGCCAAAATGGGGTTGATTACGACAGAAGGATTCCGGGATATTTTAGAAATTGCAAGAGGCAACAGGCCGGATCTATTCAATGTTCGATACAAAAAACCAGAACCGTTCGTTGAACGGCATTTGCGACTCGAGGTAAGTGAACGTCTCAATTATAAAGGTGAGATTCTATCCCCTCTGCATCGAGAAGATATAGAAAGATGTGTGGATTACTTTAAAAAAGAGGGTGTGGAGGCGATTGCCGTTTCTTACATGCATTCTTATGTTAATCCGGCACATGAAATAGAGACAGTAAAGATTATTAAAGAGCTATGGCCAGAAGTATTTGTGACAGCGTCGAGCGATATCACAAAAGAATGGCGTGAATATGAAAGAACTAATACAGCCGTTTTAAATGCTTATGTCCAGCCCGCCGCTACTACATACATTGATAAATTAGACAAGAAATTACGGGAACAAACTGAGATAGATCAGCGTTACATCATGCAATCAAATGGCGGGACAACAAGATTTAACAGTGCCAAAGCGGCGCCTATTAACATGGTTGAGTCCGGGCCGGTGGCCGGTATTTTTGGAGCCGCTGTTCTTGGGGAACTGATCGGTGAAAAAAACATCATTGCATTTGATATTGGTGGAACTACAGCAAAATGTTCACTCATTGAAAACGGGGAAGTGAAAGTTTCTACAGATTACTATATTGAGAGAGATAGCCGAAATGCAGGATACCCGATTAAAGCACCTGTTGTCGATATTGTGGAAATCGGAAATGGAGGCGGTTCCATCGCTTGGATAGATGATGCAGGCTCATTGAAAGTCGGGCCGCAATCTGCCGGTGCGATGCCTGGACCAGTCGCATACGGATTGGGCGGCACGGCTCCAACCACAACAGATGCTAACTTATTGACAGGCCGGCTGTCTCCTAAAAACTTCGACTACGATGTGGATATGGATCATGTAAAAGAAGTGATCCAGAAGAAAATAGGTGATCAATTTGAGATTTCTGCCGAAGAAGCAGCCCTTGGCATTATTCGTATTGCTAACTCGAACATGTTGAATGCATTAAAATTAATTTCTATTCGAAAAGGGCATAATCCGCAGGACTTCACTTTGCTGGCGTTTGGTGGAGGCGGATCGATGCACGCTCCGGCACTTGCACTCGAGCTCGGTGTTAAAAAAGTCATCGTACCAATTGCTTCACCGGTATTCTCTGCCTGGGGAATGCTTATGACTGACTTGCGGCATGATTATATCCAAACATATATCAAACGGATAAATGAGCTTTCTCTTGCCGAAATGGATGCACAATGGGAAGAAATCGAAAAACAGGCGCTTACCTATTATGAAGCTGAAGGGATGGAAGCTGGGACAATTGAATTCCATCGCTTTGCGGATATGCGCTATCTAGGACAAGAGCATACGGTAAAAGTTCCTGTTCCTAATGGCAAATGGACCGAGGAAGATAAACAGGCGATCATTGAAAAGTTCCATGAGCTTCACGAGAAGAATTACACATTTAAACTGGTTGATTCACCGACTGAAATTGTCAATCTCCATGTAACGGCTTTTGGCAAAGTGCCTAAACCGGTCATTGGAAAGATTACACGTGAAGGTTCTATAGAAGAAGCGAAAAAAGAAACACGTGATGTTTACTTCGAGCAAAAAGGGTGGGTTAGCACACCAGTTTACGATCGGGACAAACTTCCGCCAAATGAAGTAGTTCATGGACCCGCAGTAATAGAAGAAAAAGCAGCCGTCACTGTTATTTATGAAGGACAGCAGTTGCACCTGGATGACTTTGGAAACATCATTATCGAAATGGAGGCAAAGTAA
- a CDS encoding hydantoinase B/oxoprolinase family protein — translation MTTSVKVDPFTLEIVKDSLLAAGDEMFVALARTSMSPIIYEVLDYASGLTDAQGNLLTQGNGVTGFIGMLTFMVKETLKKYPGDKLKPGDVIIINDPYNGGGSHLSDVGLVMPIFYEGELIAFSANKAHWTEVGGKDPGSFTNDAVDIFQEGLQFNCIKLYEEDRLNEGIVEIIRSNVRFPDLSLGDMWAQVAALRTGDRRLKELCEKHSKETILTAINYLLDHGEIISRQEIKKLPKGVFEAEDYIDTDGMGNGPFKIKVKVTITDDEFICDFRGSHPQVPGPMNCSYTGLMSAVRSIFLAITNPEQDVNDGVFRPLQVLVDKKSIMSAERPVPVSNYFETLLGSLDLVWKALAPHLPERLTAGHHLSVCAVTLSGNHQDTEEPFLIVEPSVGGWGGGAGQDGASGQFCIADGETYNVPVEVAETRYGVLIDEYSLRQDGNGAGAGEYIGGKGVIRAYRALSDNQAATVTFGRNKFYPWGMNKGHEGSPNEFYVHKANGEIDGPYGVYPRYKLQKNDVVRLMTGTGGGYGSPSKRPAAQVAKDVKNGYFTVEEAKAHFLVDIDPDTFDYQELPGRLS, via the coding sequence ATGACAACTTCTGTAAAAGTGGATCCGTTTACACTGGAAATCGTTAAAGATTCTCTTTTGGCAGCTGGGGACGAGATGTTTGTGGCCCTTGCTCGCACATCCATGAGTCCTATCATTTACGAAGTACTTGACTATGCCAGCGGTTTGACTGATGCACAGGGAAATCTTCTTACTCAAGGCAATGGTGTTACCGGATTTATCGGAATGCTTACCTTTATGGTAAAGGAAACACTGAAGAAATATCCTGGCGATAAGCTGAAGCCTGGAGATGTTATTATCATCAATGACCCTTATAACGGAGGAGGATCCCATCTTTCCGATGTTGGACTTGTTATGCCGATTTTCTATGAAGGTGAACTCATTGCCTTCTCGGCAAACAAGGCCCATTGGACAGAGGTCGGCGGGAAGGATCCCGGCTCATTTACAAACGATGCCGTAGACATTTTTCAAGAAGGCCTTCAATTCAATTGTATTAAATTATATGAAGAAGACCGCTTAAATGAAGGCATTGTTGAAATTATTCGCTCCAACGTCCGCTTTCCGGACCTGTCATTAGGGGACATGTGGGCGCAGGTTGCCGCCTTACGCACAGGCGACCGCCGATTAAAAGAACTTTGTGAAAAGCATAGCAAAGAAACTATTCTGACAGCTATTAATTACTTATTGGATCATGGAGAGATCATTTCTCGACAAGAAATTAAAAAGCTGCCAAAGGGTGTTTTTGAAGCGGAAGATTATATTGATACAGACGGCATGGGCAACGGACCATTTAAAATTAAAGTAAAGGTAACAATTACGGATGACGAATTTATTTGTGATTTTCGGGGAAGCCATCCACAGGTGCCAGGCCCGATGAACTGTTCCTATACAGGACTCATGTCAGCTGTGCGATCTATTTTCCTGGCTATAACAAACCCTGAGCAAGATGTGAACGATGGAGTGTTTAGGCCACTTCAGGTACTTGTTGACAAAAAATCAATTATGTCTGCCGAGCGACCAGTTCCTGTCTCTAACTATTTTGAGACGCTCTTAGGAAGTTTAGACTTAGTCTGGAAAGCTTTGGCGCCACACTTGCCAGAACGGCTGACTGCAGGACACCATTTGTCCGTTTGTGCCGTAACATTGTCTGGCAATCACCAAGATACAGAGGAACCTTTCCTTATTGTTGAACCTTCTGTTGGAGGATGGGGTGGAGGCGCTGGACAAGATGGCGCTTCAGGTCAGTTCTGTATCGCAGATGGCGAGACGTATAACGTTCCGGTCGAAGTAGCGGAAACACGTTATGGTGTTCTTATTGATGAATATAGTCTTCGCCAGGACGGCAATGGGGCAGGTGCAGGTGAATACATTGGCGGAAAAGGGGTCATCCGTGCTTATCGCGCATTATCTGATAACCAGGCCGCCACAGTTACCTTTGGCCGCAATAAATTTTATCCGTGGGGAATGAACAAAGGCCATGAAGGTTCGCCAAACGAGTTCTATGTTCATAAGGCAAATGGGGAGATAGATGGACCATATGGCGTTTATCCGCGGTACAAGCTTCAAAAGAACGATGTGGTGCGCCTGATGACAGGAACAGGAGGCGGTTATGGCAGTCCGTCCAAGCGTCCAGCCGCCCAAGTGGCCAAGGATGTGAAAAATGGTTATTTTACTGTCGAAGAGGCAAAAGCACACTTCCTCGTTGACATCGACCCGGATACTTTTGACTACCAAGAGCTGCCAGGCAGACTATCATAA
- a CDS encoding cupin domain-containing protein — MDIKEPKVTKEIVQTLFQNQFQGTEVKFGFVSIPAGERLPLEGTGVHEEHEYSYILKGTLAGESGGQPYKINAGEASYIPAGEHHWCVNEGESACELIYALVKS; from the coding sequence ATGGATATTAAAGAACCAAAAGTCACAAAAGAAATTGTTCAAACCCTTTTTCAGAATCAATTCCAAGGCACGGAAGTAAAGTTCGGTTTTGTTTCCATCCCAGCCGGAGAGCGCCTTCCCTTAGAGGGAACGGGTGTTCATGAAGAACATGAGTATTCGTATATTCTCAAGGGCACTTTAGCTGGTGAGAGCGGGGGACAGCCTTATAAAATTAATGCGGGGGAAGCGTCTTATATTCCTGCTGGAGAGCACCATTGGTGTGTCAATGAAGGGGAAAGTGCTTGCGAATTGATCTATGCATTGGTGAAAAGTTGA
- a CDS encoding cytosine permease yields the protein MEQTNTVEVTKKTSSEGFMGQDQALDSIPESARQHWLTPAMIFGGLEFTIPVLMVGSTLTGSFGLSKILLILLISLFGIQWVGNTLQGYIGAKTGRSSSVISRSSFGDVQAKVIVGFTIFIVSLGWWALQTAVAGNAISAMFGIDYKSNWVGWAIVTVICGLLFALPSIIGYSSMKWTDYIAVPAGLILIAGGIYYALRNTGWEAIASWHPEPTMTIWAAISLVIGVNVSQWVIASDYTRYAKPTWKDNIIIPSGIIFVGFPLFIVGAIMAVGVGDADIVNVMMGMGFPIWGFLILWFATWTSQLVNNYSMGLALANIFNVNSGKGRALLTLLGTILAIIVALLGILEHFMDFLYLTALLYPAIGGVMMGDFFFIRKQQWEDCRGWNWMATIALLAGIVVGYLTQYVSPWGLPAVQSLLISLVVYIVAMKIKKNVAPDQFTA from the coding sequence ATGGAGCAAACGAATACAGTGGAAGTGACAAAGAAAACAAGTTCAGAGGGATTCATGGGCCAAGATCAGGCATTGGATTCTATCCCCGAATCTGCTCGGCAGCATTGGCTGACTCCAGCGATGATTTTTGGCGGATTAGAATTTACCATTCCAGTTTTAATGGTTGGCTCTACATTAACCGGAAGTTTTGGGTTGTCAAAAATACTTTTAATACTTCTCATTTCATTATTCGGCATTCAATGGGTTGGAAATACCTTGCAAGGATATATAGGCGCGAAAACAGGGCGCTCTTCTTCTGTTATTTCCCGTTCCAGCTTCGGTGATGTTCAGGCAAAAGTCATTGTTGGATTTACCATTTTTATCGTTTCACTTGGCTGGTGGGCATTGCAAACGGCTGTTGCGGGAAATGCGATTTCTGCGATGTTTGGCATAGATTACAAGAGTAATTGGGTTGGCTGGGCGATTGTCACCGTCATATGCGGATTACTTTTTGCATTGCCGTCTATCATCGGTTACAGCTCGATGAAATGGACAGATTATATCGCCGTTCCCGCTGGCCTTATTTTAATAGCTGGGGGAATATACTACGCATTAAGAAATACAGGCTGGGAGGCGATCGCTTCATGGCATCCAGAACCTACGATGACAATATGGGCTGCCATTAGTTTAGTGATCGGAGTAAATGTTTCTCAGTGGGTCATTGCCTCGGATTATACACGCTATGCAAAGCCCACCTGGAAAGACAATATTATTATTCCGAGTGGCATTATATTCGTGGGTTTTCCTCTTTTCATTGTTGGGGCTATAATGGCCGTAGGAGTGGGGGATGCCGATATCGTGAATGTTATGATGGGCATGGGTTTTCCTATTTGGGGCTTTCTTATTTTATGGTTTGCGACTTGGACATCGCAACTTGTCAATAACTATAGCATGGGATTAGCTTTAGCAAATATTTTTAATGTCAACTCCGGGAAAGGGAGAGCACTCCTCACACTTCTTGGCACGATTCTGGCAATTATTGTCGCGCTATTGGGAATACTTGAACATTTTATGGACTTCTTATACTTAACAGCCTTGCTTTACCCAGCTATAGGAGGCGTCATGATGGGTGATTTCTTCTTTATTCGCAAACAACAGTGGGAGGATTGCAGAGGGTGGAACTGGATGGCCACCATTGCCTTACTCGCGGGAATCGTTGTCGGCTATCTTACACAATATGTATCCCCATGGGGGCTGCCAGCCGTTCAATCCCTCCTTATTTCCCTCGTTGTGTACATCGTTGCAATGAAGATAAAAAAGAACGTAGCGCCGGATCAGTTTACAGCATAG
- a CDS encoding catalase, translated as MKNNQSNHQSQTNEEHENTLTNRQGHPVTNNQNMRTVGNRGPAMLENYDFIEKVSHFDRERIPERVVHARGAGAHGYFEAYGTAGKEPVSKYTRAKLFQEKGKKTPVFVRFSSVIHGGHSPETLRDPRGFAVKFYTEDGNWDLVGNNLKIFFIRDAMKFPDMIHAFKPDPVTNIQDPERFFDFCASSPESFHMVTFVYSPWGIPANYRMMQGSGVNTYRWVNNEGKAVLVKYHWEPKQGIKNLTMKEAGEIQATNFNHATQDLYEAIERGEYPEWELLVQVMSDEEHPELDFDPLDCTKLWPEDQFPWLPVGKMVLNKNPEDYFTEVEQAAFGTGVLVDGLDFSDDKMLQGRTFSYSDTQRYRVGPNYLQLPINAPKKRVATNQSGGQMQYKVDHPNPHINYEPSILDGLKEAKQHGKEHTPHVEGNIVRESIERTNDTKQAGETYRQFEQWEKDELIANLVADLSRCDQRIQDKMISYAEEADEEYGRRLREGLANAPKGGSTRKPLGDNHAEDATKQAVEKGHDADPY; from the coding sequence ATGAAAAATAACCAATCCAATCATCAAAGCCAGACGAATGAAGAACACGAAAACACATTAACGAATCGGCAGGGTCATCCTGTGACGAATAATCAAAATATGAGAACGGTTGGAAATCGCGGTCCAGCCATGTTAGAGAATTATGATTTTATTGAGAAAGTCAGCCATTTTGATAGAGAACGGATTCCAGAGCGCGTCGTGCATGCGCGTGGTGCCGGAGCCCATGGCTATTTTGAGGCCTATGGAACAGCTGGAAAGGAACCTGTTTCAAAGTACACGAGGGCGAAACTGTTTCAAGAAAAAGGCAAAAAAACGCCTGTTTTTGTACGTTTTTCGTCAGTTATCCATGGAGGGCATTCTCCGGAAACGTTGCGTGATCCTCGCGGCTTTGCCGTGAAATTTTATACAGAGGATGGGAACTGGGATCTTGTCGGGAATAACTTGAAAATTTTCTTTATCCGTGATGCGATGAAGTTCCCGGATATGATTCATGCATTTAAGCCTGATCCAGTGACGAATATCCAAGATCCAGAGAGGTTTTTTGACTTTTGTGCAAGCTCTCCGGAATCTTTCCATATGGTGACTTTTGTTTATTCTCCTTGGGGAATTCCTGCGAACTATCGCATGATGCAAGGTTCTGGAGTGAACACGTACCGCTGGGTTAACAATGAAGGAAAAGCAGTCCTTGTTAAATATCACTGGGAACCGAAACAGGGCATTAAAAACTTGACGATGAAAGAAGCGGGCGAAATTCAAGCTACAAACTTTAATCATGCTACACAAGATTTATATGAAGCTATTGAGCGCGGCGAATATCCGGAGTGGGAGCTTCTTGTACAAGTCATGAGCGATGAAGAGCACCCTGAACTTGATTTTGACCCGCTGGACTGTACAAAATTGTGGCCGGAAGATCAATTCCCATGGCTGCCGGTGGGCAAGATGGTTCTAAACAAAAACCCGGAAGATTATTTTACTGAAGTGGAACAAGCTGCATTTGGCACAGGTGTGCTTGTGGATGGCCTTGATTTTTCTGATGATAAAATGCTGCAGGGCAGAACATTTTCTTATTCAGATACACAGCGTTATCGTGTCGGACCGAATTATCTTCAACTGCCGATTAATGCGCCGAAAAAGCGGGTGGCTACCAATCAGAGCGGCGGACAGATGCAGTATAAAGTTGATCATCCAAATCCTCATATCAACTATGAACCATCCATACTGGACGGCCTGAAAGAAGCCAAACAGCATGGCAAGGAACATACGCCACATGTGGAAGGGAATATTGTACGCGAGTCGATTGAACGGACGAACGATACAAAACAGGCAGGCGAAACGTATCGCCAATTCGAACAGTGGGAAAAGGATGAATTGATCGCAAACCTTGTAGCCGATCTTTCACGATGCGACCAGCGCATTCAAGATAAAATGATTTCTTATGCGGAGGAAGCAGATGAAGAGTATGGCCGCCGTTTAAGAGAAGGATTAGCCAATGCGCCAAAGGGAGGCTCTACCCGTAAGCCACTTGGAGATAACCATGCAGAGGATGCTACCAAACAAGCTGTAGAAAAAGGGCATGACGCTGATCCATACTAA
- a CDS encoding TetR/AcrR family transcriptional regulator: protein MANTDRREELLHAALEIFATKGYHATKISDIVKQTGVAQGTFYWHFKSKEEIALEIIGTGKENLLAAIHQGYRQTFGTTDDMIKSSTALMKRIFTFAEKNRNLLTLLLIKGQGADPVIREAVADTVISIEQAFKKNIERAIELEMLNSNHNVDLQANMLTSLVIGTLSKWLFGPKNDLSYTPTLSVDEITRELVDFEFFGLIGQRRETD, encoded by the coding sequence TTGGCAAATACAGATCGCAGAGAGGAACTTTTGCACGCAGCTCTTGAGATTTTCGCTACTAAAGGCTATCATGCCACGAAAATTTCGGACATTGTAAAGCAGACAGGGGTTGCACAAGGGACCTTTTACTGGCATTTCAAAAGCAAAGAGGAAATTGCATTAGAAATTATCGGTACAGGGAAAGAAAATTTGCTTGCAGCGATCCACCAGGGGTACAGGCAAACTTTTGGGACAACCGATGATATGATCAAATCTTCTACAGCTCTTATGAAGAGGATTTTCACTTTTGCTGAGAAAAATCGCAATCTTCTAACTCTCCTGTTAATCAAGGGACAAGGAGCAGATCCTGTAATTAGAGAAGCGGTTGCAGACACGGTTATAAGTATTGAACAGGCATTCAAAAAAAATATTGAAAGAGCGATTGAGCTGGAGATGCTAAATTCTAATCATAATGTTGATTTGCAAGCCAACATGTTAACGAGCCTTGTCATAGGCACACTGTCAAAATGGCTGTTTGGACCGAAGAACGACCTTAGCTATACACCGACCCTTTCTGTCGATGAGATTACTAGGGAATTAGTTGATTTTGAATTTTTTGGTTTGATTGGCCAAAGGAGGGAAACAGATTGA
- a CDS encoding OsmC family protein, which yields MTVIKQENKEFGIFNQMGKQVEGAFAPNSKGLSPIELLEASLGMCIVISLQRMFERDGITVLDHEFSVEVSAKKALEGPSRVERCKVAVTFPEHFTAEYKKKLIISAERACTIGNTLKQGVMIDIEETI from the coding sequence TTGACTGTTATTAAACAAGAAAATAAAGAATTCGGTATTTTTAATCAGATGGGCAAACAGGTAGAGGGAGCCTTTGCTCCTAATTCAAAGGGGCTTTCTCCAATCGAACTTCTAGAAGCTTCTTTAGGCATGTGTATTGTTATTTCTCTGCAAAGAATGTTTGAAAGGGACGGCATAACTGTATTAGATCATGAATTTTCAGTGGAGGTATCTGCCAAGAAAGCCCTGGAGGGTCCTTCCCGTGTAGAGAGGTGCAAGGTGGCTGTTACATTTCCGGAACATTTCACCGCTGAGTACAAAAAAAAGCTAATCATTTCGGCGGAAAGGGCATGCACCATAGGCAATACATTAAAACAGGGGGTAATGATTGATATAGAAGAGACAATATAG
- a CDS encoding cytosine permease, whose amino-acid sequence MEKNVRKIPQAQTDDFAVTSVPAEQRKSSVNIAITSCAWIISLSTIVTGGALIQGLNFKNAIFAAIFGMLILAVYGFFQGVMGAKYGISTTVLARQAFGRYGASLFGIVLALTLGVGWFGWQVAFFGTTISEMFPNVWLAQPEVAIVWGGILMMCTAFIGYRGLAALSFIAVPLVVILSIWGIVSAVNYSGSWHALLSFEPAGDPMTVFAGITIVVGNAALGAVVFPDVTRYAKSAASGGISASVGYFLGGVFCIIAGAAMAIAAQVPDIGSTPNIPAAMSKLGLGFFAFLILIFAQWTTNDNNLYTGSLGLRNVVKIPKKVLVVCMGVIGILIALMGIQDMFVPFLSFLGLYVPPIAGVMIADHWIVGPKIRNKKYEFGPGSTYSGLNIAAIVSVVIGGFVTSKLSFGIGPINSTLLAFLIYIVLTFILNKLNLRYELGEVKEESSGF is encoded by the coding sequence ATGGAAAAGAATGTACGAAAAATCCCTCAAGCTCAGACCGATGATTTTGCTGTGACCTCTGTGCCGGCAGAACAGAGAAAATCGTCTGTCAATATTGCCATTACAAGTTGTGCCTGGATTATTTCCTTGTCGACGATTGTCACGGGCGGAGCTCTTATTCAAGGACTAAATTTTAAGAATGCGATTTTTGCAGCCATATTCGGTATGTTAATTTTAGCTGTCTATGGATTTTTTCAAGGGGTAATGGGCGCTAAATATGGAATCTCAACTACGGTTCTGGCCCGCCAGGCTTTTGGGCGTTATGGCGCGAGCTTATTCGGGATTGTATTAGCTTTAACCCTTGGAGTTGGATGGTTTGGCTGGCAGGTTGCTTTTTTTGGGACGACCATTTCTGAAATGTTTCCAAATGTTTGGCTCGCACAGCCTGAGGTGGCTATCGTTTGGGGAGGCATCTTAATGATGTGTACAGCCTTTATCGGTTACCGCGGACTTGCTGCCTTAAGCTTTATTGCTGTTCCCTTAGTTGTCATCTTATCGATTTGGGGGATTGTGAGTGCTGTCAATTATTCTGGAAGCTGGCATGCTTTATTATCATTTGAGCCAGCAGGCGACCCGATGACTGTTTTCGCGGGAATTACGATCGTCGTTGGAAATGCAGCCTTGGGTGCAGTAGTCTTTCCGGATGTAACGAGATATGCCAAAAGTGCGGCTTCCGGCGGCATTAGTGCATCTGTCGGTTATTTTCTTGGAGGGGTTTTCTGTATTATTGCTGGGGCCGCAATGGCCATTGCAGCCCAAGTTCCTGATATCGGGTCTACACCAAACATCCCAGCTGCCATGAGCAAGCTAGGACTAGGATTTTTTGCCTTTTTGATTTTAATTTTTGCCCAATGGACAACAAATGACAACAACTTATATACCGGCTCTTTGGGTCTTCGGAATGTTGTGAAAATCCCTAAAAAAGTCTTGGTTGTTTGTATGGGGGTTATTGGGATCCTCATTGCACTCATGGGTATTCAAGATATGTTTGTGCCATTCTTATCGTTCTTAGGGTTATATGTTCCCCCGATTGCAGGTGTAATGATTGCGGATCACTGGATTGTAGGGCCTAAGATTCGAAATAAGAAATATGAATTTGGGCCAGGATCGACGTATTCGGGATTAAACATTGCGGCGATTGTATCTGTAGTGATCGGTGGTTTTGTTACTTCTAAATTATCATTTGGTATTGGACCGATTAATTCTACTCTTCTTGCTTTCTTAATTTATATTGTTCTTACTTTTATTTTGAACAAATTAAACCTGCGTTACGAGCTTGGAGAAGTAAAGGAAGAGTCATCTGGATTTTAA